Genomic segment of Arachis hypogaea cultivar Tifrunner chromosome 11, arahy.Tifrunner.gnm2.J5K5, whole genome shotgun sequence:
atggttagctaccaggacttgtcgggttggctttataaccgacagatgatatcatcagccactagggacaggcatgcatcatatgcatttgtgtgacattggttgggtgtgcatattatacttggcttgcctatgtgattaattgctaactgttctacttgtaataactgtttgtttgtgcttgaacttccctcCTGTGTTTGCAtatgggactctgttggattgtggtgattggttgttggttggattgtttgggcctagggccgtggttgaattgagatggaccgatggttggtttcggtatTGTGGTTATGGTTTGGAAATGCGTGAAaggctaatttggttcagcatagataaaccttctgaaatgcttttgaatattgtttaaatgaacagtttcttctttcagaaaaaaaaagatttcagatttctcttttattgtaaacggttgtttttgaaaagaggcataagatggttattaatcactggtacggtttatcttcacgtatcctattacagtaattcccaaaaaccctctactgagaaccctttcgaggatgatgttctcacctccctacatttttcccctttcaggatatgggcgcagaagttacgaagagcttatttaattgttgttgtgatgctctgtattgttttagttatggtttattgtaccctcgcctttatcttgatataacctgtaagagggataggaattgtattggattatgtttgtaatattacttatatatatatgtatgtatatatatggatgtactctttatgagtttttgtaagttgtatggtatttatggatgtacgttatcgaacgaacgtatttttgggagcggcattgcggtttaaagttttaaacaggctcatattttagtattaaatagtataagtgtcgtcgtaatgtccgagctatcagagtcgcgcagccggaagtgtgagctctggtagttagggtgttacatattggaattgctggttcttcatcacttgaataatctagaatgtgttcttcattttctatattttcagaatttactggttcttcttctatttgaaattcttgttccataatattattttcttgggccatttttaattgtttaaaaagtattgtaacttcttctaatttttcttcaatattaataattttaatggtgATTTTACTTTTAGTTTTGTTATGTTGGCTATATTCtgaagtttttttttctttgggattttttttttccttatttctttgaaattttatggatactaatatttctttaagcatatctactatagaatttaattgtgggttaaaagtatgatagaGATGTGggaaatcatttccatggtagcattttttagaaatttcgtGTGAgatataagttttttcaggtttttgaagtccttcaataaaacttatagtaaaataaagattttgagaaaaatcattttgtattgattttaagaattcggtgtcattacaattaacattagttaaaatcattagtttttgatctattaattttgataatttaattatttcttctcttaaatcttctaatttattttttttcattaggtgacgcttttctcaAAAAATGCTATGGTTTTAAGTGTTATGTAGTAAAAAGTGTGGCTTTAGAATGTATGGTTTAAGTTTTGCCACGTAGACGTctttaaaaaaagttatttttgggATCTTTATTTAAGTGGTGCCTATAAATTAAACCGTGTTGTTCCGCATGGGACAGTGGATAGGGGTGGCAACACTATCCGAACCCGTGGGTACCCACCTCGCCCCTATCCGctcggggcgggtaattacccgcccccgCACTGGGGCGGGTTTTAACGGGGCGGGGCGGGACGGATCGGGTTTAGgttaaacccgcccctacccgccccggtatatataatatgtgtaatatatataaaataattagtaaaataattaataatattatatcatatataaatttttactttaatttatattatatatgtaaatggtggttatatagtttttaaaatttaattttatttgttagatttaataattataggggcgggtagggacggagcgggtacccgcaggggcgggtTAGGATTTAACATTTTACAACCCGCGGGTAGGACGAGGCGGATTTGATGCGAATTTTTTGTAGGATGGGACGgagtcgggtagagcaaaaacccgcccctacccaccccgttgccacccctaacaGTGGAATTCAAGTTCTTGTTCCAGAATCAGAAACCACTCGGTCAAACTTTTCATAAGTACGTAATTGATCGTGCTATATACCCtcattaacaattaaaaaaatcaataatactaaAAATTAGCACAATTTATTAACAATAttaaaaaggtaacactaatgattatatctctaatactccctaaatttttattgtacacattgtataaatattctattagctcctcatacttttcccaaaaaaaaatgcatatggtggttgtttatatatatatacttcatacaaaaataattactattttttaaatgatttacTCACACTCCACAATCAGTAAATtcaggaaaaaaacaaaaatgcaCATAATTACATGTTCTAAATAGTGCACAAAATCCCACTAAAAATTTCATTTGTACAATACGTTGTGCAATTTCTTATTTTACATATTGCTTAGGACTCTCACTTTTATAATATACAATAACCAatcattttattctattttactgTCAAATATTCTTTATGTATAAGCCATTATTTTATATAAGTCCATATAAGTTTCTTTAACTTAATTCACTTCACGCATTACTATTTAACTAATTTTTCAATCTAACACACAAATATATAACtgctttttttaaaagaattttgtttCCGTTTTCGAATTttcttaatgttttttatttacattCTTTTCCATCTCTGCATTCTCTGCGTTTTTCTTCGTTCGTTCTCTAcgtttttgaaatcaagctctAAAATCAGTTTTGAACATCTATCtcattgttgaagataatgaataattcaagttcaaattgtcaattgaaccaaaacgaagttgattattgttttgaatccaatcatgTGGCTGAGATAtggttcaattctagttaatatttttgttagtagtttatgattctgtaggcgaataatattgtttttgtttttgaaaattgttgttcatcgttgatggtttggATTGAATGAAATGTAAGAgttttgcattaaagaaaatatttttctatatttgcagcaaatttcggTGTAACATAAAGATAtttaagtgtattgtttaagaattttcggtgtatatGTGCTGATAagtctgcataattcaaaactcttattctccttcctcctcatcttctgctgcttcttcttcttctttttttcttattcattttttttcttgttttatcttctcaagtttcttattgttttactctcttaacaagaataaaaacaaaaaaaatcaaacaaagaagaagaagaaacacacaaTACgacaaaattatttgaaaaatgatgaacttacattcattcaactaaaagaaagaaagaaataagaaaaacaagaagaagaaaatacaacattagaggaaacatttttttCTGTTcgatgtaacacgaagatatttgagtgtattgtatAAGAACTTTCGGTGTTTTTGTACtgataagttctgtataattcaaaactattcttcttcctcctcttcatcttctactgcttcttttttttcatcatcatcgctattttcttcttcttttttcttattcatcttttcctttttgttttaccttctcaagtttcttcttattttactatcttaacaataataaaaacaaaaaaaaatctaataaagaaaaagaagaaacatataatactgcaaaattacttagaagaggatgaacttacattcattcaactaaaagaaagaaagaaacatttttctgtatttgtagtAAATTTcgatgtaacacgaagatatttaagtgtaagaagaaacatttttctgtatttgtagtAAATTtcggtgtaacacgaagatattgaagtgtattatttaagaattttttatgtATGTGTGTTGATAAGTTCtccataattcaaaactctttttcttctcatcttttgctacatcttcttcatcatctttttattttattttcttataatttttttcgaATTCAGCTTCGCAACTTCCTTCACTTTTCACaatgattttaagagattttgatctttgtttaaattttaaatgttacGATTTTAATCGAGAGAAAAAAACTGTTTGCGCTatcaaaaattagagaaacacGTATTTATACacaatctaaattaaaaattgtttttgTTAAGATTGGGTCAATTTGTAGTAGCTCTCTTCTACTGCACAATTATTTCTGTTTAATTTGCCTTAGGACAAACATATAGAGCATTATCTATGTTTAGGGCAAGCAATTATTTACAACTTTTCTTGTTGCTTTCTTAGCATGGCTATCACCAATAATTATTGTAGAATGCTAGAAGGTCACTagaagttattattttttatcattaattagtcattaatatttaaaagtataaaataaaatatattattaaattattaaattaaaataattatattaaaaaaattaaattgataattaaataataataaaaaataataaattctaataattctcAAACGGTAACATTTCTCTtaaatcttaattattttttcgcacaagcttttttttctttttctttttcctttctccaTTAAGTAGTGCTAACGACAACTGTGTAAATTCCGTACTCTCTATATAATCATCAAATTTGACACCACTAATGTTCTTAAAAAACAAAGGTGCATAGACAGATCGGAAAGAGAGGAGAATAATTGCATCCATTAATTATTGGAAATAGTTTTGGTTCTTGGGATTGTGTATAAGAAGATTTGATTACGTGACACATGCAATATTGGAAAGAAGGATCCTAAGATTTGGAAGAAGAGGATACATGGGGACAGTTACACTTTGGTAAGCATTTGAGAATCAGATTACGTGGACGACGTGGTTTGTAATTGGTGAAAAATTCAGGATCTTTTTCCAGTGATTCTATGTAGCTCTCCAAAATAGTGACTATCTCATCAAAGTGTGGTcgtttttttggattgcttgacCAGCATTTGTTTATTAGATTACTAAATGCCCATGGACAATCACATGGTAATGGAGGCCTTGCATTCTGCACAAAATCACACGATTCAACAACACAATAGTGAATTTCAAATAGAAAGGAGATAGAGATAGAGCTTGCAACATTAACATATGTAATAAATGAGATGACATTATATTTAAACCAAGAAGTTATTAGTCTAACTGTTGTTTGTTCTTTTCAACACTCATAATTATGAACCACAATTTCTGATCATTTTCTAATTATACTTTGTTTACTATCTAGCACTTCTGttgattatattatattatattatactgGAAACTATATTGTAGGATATTATTGTAGcgcttctcttctctctctttcattGCATCTATAACTTGTGATATATATTCTGGGCAGTGGGCATGTGGGAGAGAACAGAGAAGGGAGTGGTGGCAGAAATGATTGACTTTGACGAATATGGGCAGCAGATATAGAGAATCTTGAATGTTGTCAAAAGCATAAGGATCATGTGGATGTCATGcgaaccatatatatatatagaaagattaTATTTTTGATGAGGTGTCTTGCACTGGTAACCAAGGATATCACATGCTCTGTTAAAGATCACGTATATactgattatgattatgatagaGGATAATGAATGATATTTGCCTAACGCCCTCACATTTGAGAAGGGCACGGGGTACATTAGCCACCATAGATTAGGGTAGGTAATTATATAACTAATCACTCACTAAGAATGGTCTACTCATTATAACAACATTATTCCATGATGTTTtaggtttaaattttatttgacaaATGTTATTCTTACAATTTCGTAAGCCTAACATCTCAGTTCATGCTATTATACTTCTAAATGCTTGATCCAACTTAATGGCAATGTTTTCACATTGGTCTGGCAAAGTCACTATGCATATTTGGCATGTTTACTAATCTACGCATGCCCGAAATTTCATATAACAAGCTCACGTATTTATTTAAGGCAGGTATGTGAAGTAATCATCTGACATATCCATGCAAATGCTAGTTTGCTATGACCATTAATAACATGCTCCACATGGTTAGCATATAATTAAATTTCAAAGCATTAATTAATTACCTTGTGAGTCACTGCAAATGCTGCCTGTTCTGGTGTCATATTCTCAAAGGGTGTTAGTCCTGTTAGAAGCTCCCAAAGAACAATGGCGAAACTGTAAACATCTACTTTCTTGGTATGGTGCTTCTCCTTGATCATTTCTGGCGCCATCCAACGGTAAGTTCCAGTGAACCCTTTAGCACTACCAATCTGGGATTCTAAGCATGAGATCCCAAAGTCTGCTACTTTAACACACATGTCTTCACCCAAGAGAAGATTCTCTGATTTGAGATCCCTGTGGAGTATGCCCTGAGAGTGAAGGTATTGCATACCCTTGGCAATGTCTAAGGCTAGCTTTAGAACAAGTTCTAGAGGGAGTGAATGTGGTCCTTGCCTTTGAAGGAAGCTTCTCAATGAGCCACCAGCTAAGTATTCTGTGATTATGCAAAATACAGGGGGCTTCTTGCAAGCTCCTACAAACTGTAGGAACAATACATAATAAGTCAATTGAGCAGTTGCAACTACTTGAAAAGTTTGTAGTCTCATCCTTATACACAATTGAGTCCCTAGCCTCATGACCTTCCTATTTGCATACCAATAGCAGTCATATTATAAGGCCAAAATACTGCATTGTCAAATTTTATGAATTCTCCCACTAACAACAATGAACTTGCTCGggacaacaaaaataatataggAAAATTTCATGTGTGTGCAAATGGGTGTGAGATCCCATACCAATTCATACTCCATTTCATTAAGATAAAATATAAACTTCTCTTTAATCAgttcttcaatcttcaattaATTAAGATGTGTATTGACAAAAGATAACATAGTTGGTATGTGAATATGATATTCAAACCCAGTTTTTGATATGGCTATCAGCCTACTACTATGTGAGGAGAAATATGGTATAAGAATGCATATTAACATATGTGTGGGTCCTAATTTACACATCTTTCTTTTTGAAAAAAGTGGTGTCCATATATCCTTTAACAGGATTGTTCGCGGTGCAGTTTGgttcgatttaaaaaaaaaaaatcatctgcTTTACTAATATCTTTCTTTACggtttttttaattatcaatttattcggtttttaattttttttattcgattAGTCGATTTTGTTCGGTCCGAATAGGTTTTAAAACACCCCTATCCTTTAACACCAAGACCAAGTTTATGTATCATTATGCAAATGTATATATTACACCGCTCTAAACCAAAGGCCAATGAACAATTAAAGACAAGGGAAATGCTACATCATAATTTATGCCTATGAATAGGAAGATAGAGTAGTAAACCAACTAACCATGGTCGAATCTCGACACTTTTGCTAAGTTCCACACATGTAATTGACTAATTGCTAATGACAGGTACACGTTAGGAATTGATGGTAAATAGCTTAAGCCCGTGATTCTCGCATCCCTTTTTCTATCATCAGTAAATTCAAGTATACTCTACAATGCAACTCCTTTTCCTGCTTATAACTTGCTTTATCCAAATTCCAAAGTACTACACTACTACCATACTTAAATCGACTATGCTAATCCGTCACTAAAATTcaccattaatataaaatatattttaaaatataaaatacatcttaaaatttaaatatatattaaaaataaattaaactacatatatatttaactatttatatacaaatttattgatgattaattttaagtaaatattattctactctttttaaaataacatataaattattctctctgatgtgttatattttaataaatatttatttattttaaatttttagtaaaatttgttGGATGactaatttatctaataaaataaaaaataaaaaattaattttggatcatTAAAATTTGctgaaaatttaacaaaatatttaaaaaataatgttatatattactcttttatttttcacaaaaaatctctgatttctaacaaaaattaaataaaaatccaGACTTTCATTAAAAATAATTGCAAACTAgctacattaatttttaaaaaacaagatataaagtgtttcaatttctttcctttttttcatataattcgAAACCAAATTGTACAGAATAAAtttccaaatttaaaaatttatttgacatggtaaacttttcaaattgaaaattttcacAGTGacactaatttatatttttttttaatttatcacatcaatattttagtttagaatttagttaatataagaaaatttttaaattaatattttaataaatatataacaaatatattaaaataaacatcaaattaaaatgtaacacattaaaaaagataatttacatattattttagagaAAATAAGATAGTATTCaccttaattttagtatataaataatattttttataattaaatacacGATATAAATGAAAACCAATAGTcaacaatatttttatatatacgaAAAAAAATTGTATCTTATAACATCTTCGTACTTAGGTTTGGTTtcagtttaattttgttttgaatcCCACATGTCATATCATTATTTATAAGATTATATATCATAAATAATAAGTCgatgagttataattcaaatggtatAGACTCCTCATACTtaattaagaggttgtgggttcgagtcACATATCTAGCATAGTCTccctatactcaattaagaggttgcgggttcgagtctcctatctttggtaaaaaaaaaaatatcataaataataaattaaaattaaatattaaattggtcactttaataattttaatttaatttaaattttatacaaaacaataaaatttaattaatttttcatcaaaataaaatcatctccttattaagagtaattttattttatcaatcatttttaatacaaaataaaatttaaaaaaaaatccacttCTTTTACATATCATATTTAAAACTCTAAAGTAATCTAAAGTTGCTATTGCAGTTAGAAACCGAAGAATACACTCCTGTTGCTATGCTTTTGgagtattttaaatatattttactacatatctatttataaacatatatatatatatatatatatatatataattattgatttttaaattattttttatgtacatattttattttttcaaaaaaaaaaacagtcattttttatattattgtatcatcataaaataataaaaaaaaataaaaatctaatagaataaataattatcaaataatatttaaGAATTTAGTGGAATCCATTGTATTTGAGTTGAGAGAGAGACAAAGAGCTTACAGTAATGATATTAGGATGGTGCAAGCGAAAGAGAAGCGCAACCTCAGAAGTGAAGTGGTTCTCAAGCTGAGCAGCCAATTCCTCATCCTCCTCAGGCTGGCTCACAAGCTTGATGGCAACATCGATGTGCTTGTATATCCCTCTGTATATCCTGCTGTGCCTTCCAGAAGCGAATTTCGAACCTATGAACAGCTGTGACAGATCAGCACTCCattcctcttctccctctcctttAATGGCGGCACCGGACGACACTATGTACTTCGACCATGACACCGCTCTTCTGTATTCTCCCAGCGAAAGCCTCCTCcctcctctccctctccctcctgACTTCACGTTGTTCGACATTTCCTTCAACCAGTACAAGTTCTTCATCGCCATCGCCGCTACCTATGATCCCTCTCACTCTCACAATCATCAATTTCTTCAACCCTCGCCAAAATGCACACTACATTTTTCTTTCAAGATTATCTTAGGAACGAACCGACGCCGTCGTTGTTCTCTTACTCTTAGGTATATTTATTAATTGTGTATTCTAATTTTTTCCTGCATCCACGGCTaccaaagagaagagaacaaatttagtttttttttttttctgttgttgAAAAGAATGGAATCTTAAATTAAAATCAAaggaaatgaaaaaaataaaaaaggagaaaagaataTGGAGCAAGGTAGGAATCAGGGAAAAAAATGAGGGTTGTGAAAAGGGGAGGAAAGGGGGGGG
This window contains:
- the LOC112722354 gene encoding serine/threonine/tyrosine-protein kinase HT1 yields the protein MAMKNLYWLKEMSNNVKSGGRGRGGRRLSLGEYRRAVSWSKYIVSSGAAIKGEGEEEWSADLSQLFIGSKFASGRHSRIYRGIYKHIDVAIKLVSQPEEDEELAAQLENHFTSEVALLFRLHHPNIITFVGACKKPPVFCIITEYLAGGSLRSFLQRQGPHSLPLELVLKLALDIAKGMQYLHSQGILHRDLKSENLLLGEDMCVKVADFGISCLESQIGSAKGFTGTYRWMAPEMIKEKHHTKKVDVYSFAIVLWELLTGLTPFENMTPEQAAFAVTHKNARPPLPCDCPWAFSNLINKCWSSNPKKRPHFDEIVTILESYIESLEKDPEFFTNYKPRRPRNLILKCLPKCNCPHVSSSSKS